Genomic DNA from Penaeus monodon isolate SGIC_2016 chromosome 4, NSTDA_Pmon_1, whole genome shotgun sequence:
AGTGATTTATTCTGTGTGATTGCGAGTCTTTGAAATGAAATCGGGGCTGTTCGGGAGTCGCTTTGTTGCCCGTTTCACCCTCGCCTTGGcaggagggggggcccccccctcctgCCTAATTAGCTTGTtgcaagatatataaataatatttttctctccttatattttttcttcttctctctcttagtatttctctctctctctctctcatgggtaGCAGGTTCTATCATTCAGTGCAATGCACAttaacatgtataaacatatacatgcatacatacagagagagagagagagagagagagagagagagagagagagagagagagagagagagagagagagagagagagagagagaggacggaaggagaaagacagagacagagagagggggggcatgAGTGCGTGTTACGGTTCCTCAGTGTTGGTACTTTAAAAGGAGATGTTACAGAAGGCAAACACATAAGTATATTAGatatctttatttcataattatgtGTTCTAAAGGACAGTAATAGATGAGCCGATCTAGTCAACTCATCTCCAACAACAGAACAGCAAATAAATAAGTTAAGTGAAGCTTCCAACGAGAATATCGCCACCTAAGGATTCGCAAGTTCACTTTTTTTAGCCGCGTCTGTTAAGCTTCGTGTCATTCTGTAAGTGTCGTGCCGCGTCCGTCAACAGCCTCGTGTCCTTCGTGAGCGCCTTAGGCCTTTCGAGCTTCGGCCGCCCTCTGCTGCTCGGCGAACTCGATCTGCCGGAGGACGAAgtcggggatggggtgggggaaggcgggggccacGGGCAGCAGCGAGGACTCGGGCTGGTAGCCGTTCTCGTTGGCCACGAACTTGAAATCGGCCTTAGATCCGTCACCCAGGGGGTAACTGGagaaaatggaggggaggggcggaTAAGTGCAAGTTATAATGGGTGATTTATGTTAAAGAAAATGCCTAACGCGGTCCTCATTGAACGAAGGCGCTTCAATCCCAACCGTCTTACCTCCAGTCGCCGATGCTGTTGGCGCCGCCGGTGGCGCCCTGGGAGCCGGACACGTGGAAGTTGATGCCGTTCTCGGTCTCGAAGTCGAAGCTGTGGGCGCCCTCGGAGTTGGGGTGGTGCTGCTCGCTGCGGAGGATGGCGAACTCGGAGTTCGGTTTGTCGGCCACGGCGGCAGCAACCAGTAGGAGGACCACAGCCTGGAAAATATGCCGGTGTTTTTCAGTTAACAATGTACTGCACTGTTTTAACACGAACTTGCACTGAGACACTGTAAACGCTTGTTTTAAGGAGCTTAAAAGCACGTAAGGCAAGCAAGAATTcaagaaagtgagaaaatggCTTGTATGTACTCACTGTCTTCATGGTGATACACAATGTCTTGACACACTGAAGGCAAGTCCTCAGTTTATCTCTTTTATACCCAAGACCCAAGCAAATATAGgtaatagggggggaggggagtcgagTTTGGGGGACActgtgaggagagggggaggctgcTTGCAAGGATGAAGGGGG
This window encodes:
- the LOC119599391 gene encoding cuticle protein AM/CP1114-like, translated to MKTAVVLLLVAAAVADKPNSEFAILRSEQHHPNSEGAHSFDFETENGINFHVSGSQGATGGANSIGDWSYPLGDGSKADFKFVANENGYQPESSLLPVAPAFPHPIPDFVLRQIEFAEQQRAAEARKA